CCTCGAGTCCGACGAGGTGTTCGTCGTTCCCCTCTTCATCAGCGAGGGCTACTTCACCGAGCAGGTCATCCCCCGCGAACTCCGTCTCGATGAGTGGGATCCCGACCGCTGGGACTCCGACGGGACGGACGCCTCGCAGGCGACGCTCGAGGCCGACGATGTCGAGAAGACGATCCACTACTGCGGCCCGGCCGGCACGCACGACGCGATGACGGACGTCATCGTCCAGCGTGCCGAATCCGTCACCGAGGATCCGGACGTCGGCGAAGGCGTCGGGCTAGCGGTCGTCGGCCACGGCACCGAGCGCAACGAAAACTCGGCGAAGGCCGTCGAGTACCACGCCGACCGGATCCGCGAGATGGATCGCTTCGACGAAGTCGAGGCACTGTTCATGGACGAAGAGCCCGAGGTCGACGATGTGACGGAGTTCTTCGAGAGCGAAGATATCGTGGTCGTCCCGCTCTTCGTCGCCGACGGCTATCACACCCAGGAGGATATCCCGGAGGATATGGGTCTGACCGAGGACTACCGCCTCGGCTGGGACGTTCCCGCGGACGTCGACGGCCACCACATCTGGTACGCCGGCGCGGTCGGCACCGAGGGCCTGATGGCCGATGTCCTCCTCGAGCGCGCGGCGGACGCCGGAGCCGATATCGGCAGCGCACTCGAGGCCGTTCGCGACGAGGTAACGCTCTCGGGCGAGTCGGATCACGACGCCGGCTCGGAGCCGGGCGCAGAGGCGGGGGACTGACGCGTGACGATGGCGACCGCCGATTTCGAATCGCTGGTGAGCGCGATCGAATCCGAGGTACCGATCGAGTTCGACGGCCTCCGAATCGATCGCGAGGACGACGCGTACGCCGTCGAGACGCCCGAAGGAGCGCAGGCGGGTCTCGAGGCCGAGGATCTCCAGCAGGCGCTCGAGCCGAACGCCGAGTACGTCACCAACTGGGACTACTGGCAGCGCTCCGTTGGCGGCGACGGCACCGCTCGCCGCGCGTTTCTCCGGTGGTGTGAACGAGCACCGCTCGAGGACGACGACCGCGGGAACGGAGCCGAAACCGATCGGTCGACGGACGAGGAGACGCTCGCCGTCCCGGCGCGGTACGATTCCCTGCGCGACGGGATCGACCGCGAGTGGGGACAGCTAGCCATCACAACCAGGTTCGTCGACGTCGACGAACCCGGCGGCGAGCGGGTCTACGACTGCTGGCACGTCGACGACGCCGACACCGATCTCACCGAACTCGAGGTCTACGACGACCCCCTCGACGCCCGCGAGATTGCGACCTACGACGAGGACGGCCGCTACCGGCCGCTGAAAACCGCGCCAACGCTCGTCTCCGGCTGGGCCTTTACCGGGCTCTCTGGTGCGGAACTCGTCGAGACGGTCGAGTTCTTCTACCCCGCGACGGTCGCCAACTGGCAACGAGAACAGCGGGACGCGCTGGACGTCGACCACTGGATCGAGACTGCCGAGCGCCAGACCGGCATCTACGGCGTGATCGACGAACTCCCTCGCGAGGCCGTCGACTGGATGGCCGAAGCCTGCTGCGTCGACTCGCAGTGTCTCCGCCGACGGGAGTGGCAGTACGAGGAGGGTGACGATCTCGACGTCGACGGCGGCGACGGGACCTTCCCCTGCCGGGAGCCCTGTTCGCTCGTCGTCGCCGCCGCCCGCAAGTGGACCATCCTCGAGTCCGAAGACGACCACACGTACGAACTCGAGTTGACCACAAGCGAGTTTAACCAGCTCGCGGAGCTGATCGACGCCGTCGCCGACGGGCGGACCGACGAGATCCGCGAAGCGGACGTTAACGACGGTGCAAATCGCTTTCGCGCACGATACCTTCGAGCGAAGCGGTTCGACGAGGAGGGCGGCCTCGAGGCTCGAGAACGAAGCGACGACTAACCCGACTCGAACGGCTTCAGAGAACCAGTAAGGCGACCGCAACGCAGAATCCGATCGCGACGATTCCGACGCCGGCCATCGCGACCGGGCCGCCGATCGTCGCCGCCGTCGTCGTCGCGATTGCGACGGCGACGATTCCGAGTGCAACGACGACGAGCGTCGCCGGTTCGAGACCGCTCGCGGCGACGGCGCGCTCGAGCGCGCTCGGCTCCGGCTCCCGCTGGGCGGGTTTGGCGAGCGAGTCGTCGACGTCAACTTCGGCCGGCGCCGGTTTCGCGACGACGGGGATCGACAGCGACTCCGAGCCGTAGCCGGTCAGCACCTCGAGGACGCCCTCGACGGGACGATCGATCGACTCGGTGGCGACGTGGACGGGTACGAATGTCTCACCCTCCGATTCGACGTAGTAGTTCGAGGTCTCGAGCGACGCGATCCGCTCGAGGTCACCGCCGAGCCGACAGTGGACGTGGGCGGGCGGACCGTGGCTCTCGAGGCGCAGATCGAACGACTCCCGCGTCTCGAGAGTACCGACTGCTGTCTCGAGCGAATCTGCGGACCCGCGGTTGACGTGGACGGTGGCCTCTCGAGACATGGTCGGGCCGCTCAGGCGGGAGTCTCCTCGCGCATATCCGGCGGCAGCAGGTTCGGGATCCCGTCTTCGATCGGGTACCGTTCGCCACACTCGCTACAGACGAGGACGCCGGCGACGATTTCGTCGGCCTCGTCGCCGTCATCGTCGGTCGCGTATTCGGCGTCCTCGAGTTCCAGATCGTGTTTATCGAGCGGACAGCAGAGGATCTCCAGCAGCGACTCCTTCATAGTACGTAGGCTTACCGCAGACAGCAAAAGGCTTCGGGAACAAAACGGGCACAACCGATCACGGAGCGGTCGCGAGACTGTGCTCATTCCGACTGGGTTCGTTCCTCACGGACGGTACTGCCGACGACGAGCGCAGCCCCGATGATGACGAGGTTTTTGACGATGTACTGTCCTTCGACGGTCAGCCCGTAGGGAATCGTCGTGAACGCCACCTCTGGCAGGAGCACCAGCGGGAGGAAGGTGCCGGGCATCTGGAGGAACAACAGGAGGATACCGAGCCGGATCAGCGGCCGGTAGAGCAAGCAGATGCCGATCAGCACCTCCCAGACGCCCAGCACCGGGACGAATAGCTCGGGTGGGACGACGTACACCGTCGCGGCGACGAGCTCCGCGGCCGGACTCACGCCGAACATCTTCAGCCCGCCGAACCAGACGAAGACGATACCGAGCGCAATACGAAGCGTCGGCAGTCCCCAACGTCCCATCCAGTTGGCGATCGATCGGTCGACCGCTTCGACACGACGGACCGTTTCCGCTGGGACGCCAAGGGCTGACTCGAGTCGGCGGACAAGTGCTGCGAATGGATCACTCATAGGCAGTCCTCACAGAGAATCAACGGCCTCTGCGAGCAAAAGGTCGTGGTGTGTATATATCGGGGTAGACGTGGCCGTAGCCAGCCAGTGAACCGCAAAAACGAGGTCGAAGCGTTAGTTGTACGGGTTCTCGACGACCACGGTCTCCTCGCGGCCGGGACCGACACCGATCGCATAGATCGGCGTGTCGAGTTCGTCGCTGACGTACTCGAGGTAGGTCCGGGCGTTCTCGGGTACGGCGTCGTACCCCTCCGCGGCGACCTCGGCCCAGTCGACCTCTGGCCAGCCGTCGAAGGTGCGGAACGTGGCCTCACAGCGGCCCCACTGCTCGGTGGTGGGTGGCATCGTGAAGATTTCCTCTCCGTCATCAGAACTCGTCGAGTTCTGATTGCTCGCCGAGCTTTGCTCGGCGGCGTCGAACTCGTAGGAGTGGCCGACCTTCACTTCGTCCAGTCCGGCCAGCACGTCGATGTGATTGATCGCGAGGCCCGTAAAGCCGTTCGCGCGGGCCGCGTGGCGGAGCATCGGCATGTCGAGCCACCCGACGCGGCGCGGCCGACCGGTGACGGTGCCGTACTCGCCGCCCTCGTCGCGGATGTAGGTCGCGAGTTCCTCCTCGTCATCGCCCGCGCCCGTCTCGTCGTCGTAGTCGGGCGTCTGGTCCTCGACGCCGCCGAGTTCGGTCGGGAGCGGGCCAGTGCCGACCCGCGAGAGGTAGGCCTTGACGATGCCGACGACCTCTCCCTTTCCGACGACGGTCGGCCCGAGGCCGGTGCCGACGGTCGCACCGCCCGACGTCGGGTTCGAGGAGGTGACGTAGGGATAGACCCCGTGGTCGATGTCGAGCGAGGTTCCCTGTGCACCCTCGAGCATGACGTTGTCGCCGTCGTCGATGTGCTGTTGAAGGAAGCTCCCGCAGTCGACAGTCATGTTCTCCTCGGCGAGTCGCTCGCCGTACTCGCGGTAGGTTTCGTAGAGGTGGTCGATGTCGAATTCCTCGCCGGTCTCCTTGCCGAAGACGTCCTCGGCGAGGGCCTTCTTCTGGGGGACGACGTACTCGAGGCGCTCGCGGAGCACCTCGGGATCGAGCAGATCGCCGATCCGGACGCCGCGGCGGCCGGCCTTGTCCTCGTAGGTCGGGCCGATACCGCGTTTGGTCGTCCCGGCCGCGAGGTCCTCCTTCTCTTCTTCCTCGATGCCGTCGAGGGCCCGATGGTAGGGGAGGATGACGTGTGCGCGTTCGGCCACGCGCACGTCGGGTTCGAGTCCCCGCTCGCGGAGCGTGTCGATCTCGTCGAACAGCGTCTCGGGGTTGACGACGCAGCCGTTCCCGAGGACGCCGACCTTGCCCCGGACGGCGCCCGACGGCACGAGCGATAGCTTGTACTTCTCACCGTCGTCCACGACGGTATGTCCAGCGTTGTCGCCGCCCTGATACCGGGCGACGACATCGGCGGCGTCGCCGTAGAGGTCGACGACTCCACCCTTGCCTTCGTCGCCGAGTTGCGACCCGACGATTGTGACGGTCATAACAGCGACGGGTTCTTGCCGGGCCGATAAACAGATTACGGTATGGACGGGTGGAACGCGTCGAGATATACACGGTTATGGATAGGTCTCCCACTCGAGACGGGCAACCACCTCGTCTCGATGCCGACCGATTCGGTGACCGGTTTCCCGAACGCCCCGAAACGGTCAGCGAAGATGCGGCCACACTCGAGCGAGTTCCGAGTCCGCCCACCTGCCGACGGAATTCATCGTCGAACATCATCGGTCCCGACGGCGGGTGCCGATTCGGCTGCGAATCGTGGGGATAGTCTCTCCGTGAACGGAAGCGTTAACTACTGACAGGAACGAACATCGAGTTGACAGTGGGCCGGCGAATCGGCAGGAGTAACTTTTAAAAGGCCCAACGACAAGTTAACAAATGCCATGATAGACCGACTTGAGAAAGAAGTCGATATGTTGGAACGACATCTGCAGGTCCTGAAGATGGTTATCGAGAACGAACCGATCGGGATCGTCAAGATGTCGAACGAGACTGGTTACCCCCACCACAAGGTCCGCTACTCGCTGCGCGTCCTCGAAGAGGAGAACCTCATCGAGCCCTCCAGCCAGGGTGCGATCAAGACCGAGCGAACGGCGGAGTTCGTCGACGAACTCGACGGCAAGCTCGACGACATTACGGACAAACTCGACGGCATGAAGATCGAAGACGTCGCCGAGATCGAAGGCTAACCCCCCGCTTGTCTGACTCGAGAACGACAGCCGCTCTCGAGCCGTCTGGGGTATAGGGGACCAGTCCCCGCTGAATCGAGTCACAGACTATCGCCGCTGCCGCCCGTCCTCGCTCGACCGATGTCGGTCGACAGCCGGCGGATAACTGCTGTTTTGACGCTTTTGTGCCGCCCTCGAGACGCACTCGAACCGACCGGTTTCGCGGACGCGGACGTCGCAAACATGCTCGACACAGCGACCGATGGAATGCGTACAGCGTACCGGCGAAAAGTGGGGGCCGAACCCAGCATAATTCGAAGTGGAGCCTCCGACCTCAAGGAGCGAGCGAAGTCGTTCGAAAGACCGGAGGTCTTTCGTGATGACGAGACGTTCCGCGTCTCGAACGAATCACACGTCCCAACGTTGCTCTCGGACAGACTGTGGGTTTACACACGAAACGAACCGTGACGGCGAACACTTCTACTGCCAGAAGTGCGGGTACGAGGTGAACGCGGACTATAATGCAGCAAAGAATATCGGGCTACGGTACGCTCGAAAGCGGAAACACAGACTCCGTTCCTCGCCCAAGTCGGGGAACGGAGACGCATCAGTAGACGTGCATATAAATGGTGGGACGTTGAACGGCAAGAGTCACCAGCCTATTGCCGGGGACTGATTGCCGGGAGTCCACATCAAAGCCCTACAGTCAAGGACCGAGGCGCGTATGCGCTGAGGGAGTAGTAGGGTAGTTTACAGTTCGGGGACGTTCATGTGGAACCCTTCGGAGCGCGACTCGACCAGACAGAGGTGATACCCTGCCTTTCGCGAGAGGTTGACGTAACTCAACTTCGAGCCGCGACTGAGGAACCCGCCGCTCGTCGCCTGGTCCGCAACCTCGAGCGCGCCGGGTTCGAAGTAACTCGAGGTGACGACGACCGACGCCGCGAGGTCCGGGTAGTTGGCCTTGACCGCCGAGGCGGCTTCCTCCATCTCCTCGAGCATCCCCTGCGTCGCGGGATCCCGGGAGTCGTTCAGGTTCGCGACGACGAGCGGATTCCCCATCTTGTCGAACGCGACGATGTCGAACGTTACCTCGTCGGGAACGTCCTCTGTCTCGTCGTCCGCCAGCGAGATCGACGCCCCCAGTTCGGCGCGGTCGATACGCGGAATGGCGTCGTAGAGGTCGCCCAGCGCGTCGCCGTTACCCGTATCTCGGATCTCGTAGAGGACCGTCTCGGTCAGCCAGTCGACGAAGCGGTACTCCATGGTAGACGATAGGAATTCCTCGTAGGGATCGCCATCGACGGCCACATCGGCCGCGTCGAAGCTGGTGTGGTGCTCGAGTTGCAGGTTCGCGGCCACCTCGTTTTTGTCCGCGTCGCCGTCGTGAGCCGTCTCCAGCGTCGGCTGACTTTTCGAGCCGTACCTGACGAAGAGGTTCGTCTCGGCCAACGCCCGCTGGGGTGGAAGCTGGGTGCTCGCTGCCGGCGTTTCCGACCCCGTCCCGGTGGGGGCCGCCGACTCGCGAGCACGTTGCAGTTCGGTTTCCAGTTCGTTGATTCGGCTCTGCAGTCGGTCGACCGTCGAGGTCAGCTCCTTATTCTCCGACCGGAGCTGATCGCGTTCGGTCTCGAGTTTCTCGGCTTTCGTGACGAGCGCGTCGCGTTGCTCCTGTAGCGTCTCGAGTTGTTCCGTGAGCGTGGCGATCCGCTGTTGCTGTTCGGAGTCCGGAGCGACCGTTATCCCGCGGTTCGAGCGCGAGTCGTCGCGCTCCGTCGCCCGCGACTGCTGTCCCTGCCCGTCGTTCTGTCGGCTCGATCCCGCCGACGCGGCCTTCGGGGACGACCGCGCGCTCGAGTCGTCGGTCGACCCGGGGGTCTCGCGAGCACCGCTCTTTGATCCGCCGGTCGCCGGCTCGGATGTTCCGCGGTTGCGCGTGCTCGCCCTGCGGCTGGCGGCCGACTCTCGTTTCGCGTCAGTCGACTGCGTGTTGTCGGGGTCGATCGACGGGATACTGCGCGTTTCGCGCCACTGGGCTTCCTCCTCGAAGCGCTCGTCTTCCGGGTCCGCCTGCTGTTCCGACTCGGCGTCCGACTCGTCCGCCGGTCCAGTTGCTGTCGGCTCCGATTCCTCGGCCGCGTCGTCGGTCGACGAGTCGACATCGTCCTCGGTCCAGGAGATGTCGTTCTGGTCCAGTTGTTCTGCGGCCGCCTCGACCTCCGCGAGGTCGGGGCTGGTGTGCTCGATGTCGTCGGACTCGGCGGACGACTGCTCGGCGGCGTCCGCCTGATCGTCGGCCGGCTCCGACGGTGCATCCGGAACGGCGGTCCGGTCGGCCTGTGTCGGTTCCGCTGGCGACGAGTCGACCGGCGTCGGGTCAGTCCCCGTCGACTCCGTCGTGGCTTCGTCGAACGAGGTCGATACGGACGCTTCAGGTTCGGATCCGCTCGGTTCGGTGCCCGTATCGGTCGCGTCCGGTTCGGACTCCTGCGTAGTGATTCCGCTCGAGGACGCGTCCAGTGCCGGCTCCTCGGCCGTGGTGATTCCCGACGGCTCGTCGGTCTCCTCGGGAGCCGACGACCCGCCCGTCACGTCGTCGAACGCCACGTCGTCGATCAACGAGTCCGCGCTCGTCTCGTCGGCCGTCTCCGTCGGCTCCGACCCCGAGATATCGATCGACTCGATCGCCGACTCCGTCGGATTGACCGACGGCTCGGCGCGGGTGTCGGAACCCGCAGCGGGGTCGGTGTCAGATGGCGCATCCGAGACGGGGTCGGCGTCCGAAACCCCACCCGAGCCAGGATCGATATCCGAGACCGAGCCGGATCCGACATCGGAACCGGCTCCAGTGCTGCTACCGGCGCTCGTTCCGCCGCTATCGCCGGTGGCGTCGCTCTCCGTTCCCGGAACGTCAGTGACATCGATATCGACGTCGCGGACCTCGTAAATTCCCACCTCGTCGTCGGCTCGTTCGAACGCCTCGTCGCCGGTCAGCAGCCGTTCGGCGTTCCCGATGTAGGCGGCGGCCATCCGGCGGCCGCCGTAATATACCGCGTAGTAATCGCCGCTGAGGACGTTCTCGCTCAGTTCGACGTAGCCGGTGAACGAACTGTCCTGGAGGGTTCCGTCGACCTCCCGGAACGGCGTCTCGTTGGTGTAATACTTCGCTCTCGTCTCGCCGCCCTGTGCTTCCATCGTACAGAGCAGGGGGAGAGAGGGGTGTGGGGCCTCGTAGATCGTTCCGGAGGCGTTCTCGAAGTCCTCGATCGTGCCGTCGACGACGCCGACAATGCGGCCGTTGAGCATGAACAGCCACGTTCCGGCGACAGCGACGGCTCCCGAGAACTCAGAAGCAGCGAGATCAGTAAGACCGTCGTAACCGCCACTGAACGGGCGAGAGTCCCATTGTTCGGCGCGCTCTTGCGTGCGCGAGTCCATACGTCAACAAACGAGAACCGCACTAAATACGTTTCGCCTAGATACTGTCTATATTTTTGATTCGGCGTCCTCGGCGAGTTCCTTCATCCGCTTGCCGATCCGGCCCGCGCTCGAGAACTCGTCTTCGCTCATCCCCTTCGCGAGGGCGTTGCCCAGCACGAAGACCGCGTGTTTGTGTTCGCTCTTGGACTTGTGGACGTGCGAGGGGTCGACATCGAGCTGGTGGTACGGCTCGAAGAGCGCCTCGTCGACGTCCTCCCGCTGGGAGAAGTACTCCATGATGACGACGAGTTCTTCGTGGAGCTCGAGGAGTTCGTCTTTATGCATGGACACCCGTACGAACGGTTTCGGCATAAACGTTGTGTGCAACCCGGAACCAAGACCGCCCGAGCGAACTCAGCGTGCCGGTTCCGTGCGGTCTCGAGTGTCCCGTGGGTACTGACCGAGTGCGAGAACGAGAATCCAGCAGCCGAAGGCGAGTGCGGCGACTATCTCGGGGACGGCGAACCACGCCATCGGCTCGCTCGCACCGACTCGGGAGAGCAGCCACCCGAGCCACGCGAGCGGGTGGACGATTCCGAGCCAGATCGAGATGAGCCCCAGCCGTCGTTCGTCGGCGAGGATCTGCCCCGTGCCGTAGACCCACTGGGCGAACGGCGCGAGACCGAAGTACAACAGCGCGGCCGGCGCGTGTAGATCAGCCTCGAGATAGAACTCGGTGTGACCGATGAAAAAGACCCCAACGCCGACCAGTCCGACGGTCGCGATCCAGAGCAGGACGACGCCGAGGCGGTCGAGACCGCTCCGGCTCGCGACCCAGAGCCGCCAGCCGAAGGGGATTCCGAGCAACCCGCCGAGGATCAGCCCGCCGTTGAAGAGGTAGAACGTCCGGGTTCCATAGCGACCCATATCGGAGAGCGCTCGGTCGCGCCAGGTGAACGTCTCCGGGGCGGCGAGCAGCGTCGCGAGGACGATTGCGCCGAGCGCGACGACCGGCGCAGCGAGTCCGCAGGTCGTTGCGATTCGTCTCCAGTTCCTGTCGATCATTACCGAATAGTGGACAGTCTTATTCATCAACCCATTCATCGAACCTCACCGCTTGCACTCCTGCTCTCGAGACGAAGCCGGCATCGTCACCGCTCGCAAAGCGAGAGTGAACGGAGACTCGAGACAGCGTCTCGAGCGTCATCCAAGGTCGAACGGAGTCGCGAGGAGATCAGTCGGCGGCGACCGGCGTCGTCCCGTCGCGCTGGCCGGCTGGGAACCACGCGAGTTCGTGGTCAGCCGTGACGCGGACGGCGACGCGCTCGTCGAGATCGATCCGATCGGAGTGGTTGTGCATGCACTCGATGGTCTCGCCGGAGTCGAGTTCGACGCGGTAGAGGACGGTGGGGCCGAGGTAGCGGCGATAGACCACGGAGCCATTAGCCTCCTCCCCGTTCGCCGGGAAGGCCGTCACGTCGTCTGGGCGGACGAGCAGATCGAGGTTCGTCCCGTCGTACTGGTGTGCGAGGCCGTTGACGTCGTCACGGAGGACGCGGCCGAGCGCGGTGTCGACGCTGTCACCGTGTACTTCCCCCGAGAGGAAACTGGCGTGGCCGAGAAAACCCGCGACGAAGCGGGATTCGGGTTGCTGGAAGACCTGCTGGGGCGTGTCGATCTGTTCGATATCGCCCTCGTTCATCACGGCGACGCGGTCGGAGATCGACAGGGCCTCCTCCTGATCGTGGGTGACGGAGACCGCAGTGACGCCCGCTTCTTTGATGATCCGGCGGACCTCCTCGCGCATCTCGACGCGCAGGTCGACGTCCAGGTTCGAGAAGGGTTCGTCGAGCAACAGCATCTCGGGCTCCGGCGCGAGCGAGCGGGCGAGCGCGATCCGCTGTTGCTGGCCGCCGGAGAGCTCCTCCGGGTAGCTGTCGCCCTGGTCCTCGAGCCCGACGAGTTCGAGCAGTTCGTCCACCCGGATCTCACGTTCCTCGTCGGCCCACTCCTGTAAGCCGAAGGCGACGTTCTC
Above is a window of Natronorubrum tibetense GA33 DNA encoding:
- a CDS encoding DUF7527 domain-containing protein; this translates as MDSRTQERAEQWDSRPFSGGYDGLTDLAASEFSGAVAVAGTWLFMLNGRIVGVVDGTIEDFENASGTIYEAPHPSLPLLCTMEAQGGETRAKYYTNETPFREVDGTLQDSSFTGYVELSENVLSGDYYAVYYGGRRMAAAYIGNAERLLTGDEAFERADDEVGIYEVRDVDIDVTDVPGTESDATGDSGGTSAGSSTGAGSDVGSGSVSDIDPGSGGVSDADPVSDAPSDTDPAAGSDTRAEPSVNPTESAIESIDISGSEPTETADETSADSLIDDVAFDDVTGGSSAPEETDEPSGITTAEEPALDASSSGITTQESEPDATDTGTEPSGSEPEASVSTSFDEATTESTGTDPTPVDSSPAEPTQADRTAVPDAPSEPADDQADAAEQSSAESDDIEHTSPDLAEVEAAAEQLDQNDISWTEDDVDSSTDDAAEESEPTATGPADESDAESEQQADPEDERFEEEAQWRETRSIPSIDPDNTQSTDAKRESAASRRASTRNRGTSEPATGGSKSGARETPGSTDDSSARSSPKAASAGSSRQNDGQGQQSRATERDDSRSNRGITVAPDSEQQQRIATLTEQLETLQEQRDALVTKAEKLETERDQLRSENKELTSTVDRLQSRINELETELQRARESAAPTGTGSETPAASTQLPPQRALAETNLFVRYGSKSQPTLETAHDGDADKNEVAANLQLEHHTSFDAADVAVDGDPYEEFLSSTMEYRFVDWLTETVLYEIRDTGNGDALGDLYDAIPRIDRAELGASISLADDETEDVPDEVTFDIVAFDKMGNPLVVANLNDSRDPATQGMLEEMEEAASAVKANYPDLAASVVVTSSYFEPGALEVADQATSGGFLSRGSKLSYVNLSRKAGYHLCLVESRSEGFHMNVPEL
- a CDS encoding DR2241 family protein, yielding MATADFESLVSAIESEVPIEFDGLRIDREDDAYAVETPEGAQAGLEAEDLQQALEPNAEYVTNWDYWQRSVGGDGTARRAFLRWCERAPLEDDDRGNGAETDRSTDEETLAVPARYDSLRDGIDREWGQLAITTRFVDVDEPGGERVYDCWHVDDADTDLTELEVYDDPLDAREIATYDEDGRYRPLKTAPTLVSGWAFTGLSGAELVETVEFFYPATVANWQREQRDALDVDHWIETAERQTGIYGVIDELPREAVDWMAEACCVDSQCLRRREWQYEEGDDLDVDGGDGTFPCREPCSLVVAAARKWTILESEDDHTYELELTTSEFNQLAELIDAVADGRTDEIREADVNDGANRFRARYLRAKRFDEEGGLEARERSDD
- a CDS encoding UPF0058 family protein — encoded protein: MHKDELLELHEELVVIMEYFSQREDVDEALFEPYHQLDVDPSHVHKSKSEHKHAVFVLGNALAKGMSEDEFSSAGRIGKRMKELAEDAESKI
- a CDS encoding DoxX family protein, with protein sequence MSDPFAALVRRLESALGVPAETVRRVEAVDRSIANWMGRWGLPTLRIALGIVFVWFGGLKMFGVSPAAELVAATVYVVPPELFVPVLGVWEVLIGICLLYRPLIRLGILLLFLQMPGTFLPLVLLPEVAFTTIPYGLTVEGQYIVKNLVIIGAALVVGSTVREERTQSE
- a CDS encoding DUF7524 family protein → MSREATVHVNRGSADSLETAVGTLETRESFDLRLESHGPPAHVHCRLGGDLERIASLETSNYYVESEGETFVPVHVATESIDRPVEGVLEVLTGYGSESLSIPVVAKPAPAEVDVDDSLAKPAQREPEPSALERAVAASGLEPATLVVVALGIVAVAIATTTAATIGGPVAMAGVGIVAIGFCVAVALLVL
- a CDS encoding DUF998 domain-containing protein, coding for MIDRNWRRIATTCGLAAPVVALGAIVLATLLAAPETFTWRDRALSDMGRYGTRTFYLFNGGLILGGLLGIPFGWRLWVASRSGLDRLGVVLLWIATVGLVGVGVFFIGHTEFYLEADLHAPAALLYFGLAPFAQWVYGTGQILADERRLGLISIWLGIVHPLAWLGWLLSRVGASEPMAWFAVPEIVAALAFGCWILVLALGQYPRDTRDRTEPAR
- a CDS encoding CbiX/SirB N-terminal domain-containing protein; the protein is MQALVIAAHGSHLNPDASNPTYAHADTIRETGAFDEVREAFWKEEPHFREVIRTLESDEVFVVPLFISEGYFTEQVIPRELRLDEWDPDRWDSDGTDASQATLEADDVEKTIHYCGPAGTHDAMTDVIVQRAESVTEDPDVGEGVGLAVVGHGTERNENSAKAVEYHADRIREMDRFDEVEALFMDEEPEVDDVTEFFESEDIVVVPLFVADGYHTQEDIPEDMGLTEDYRLGWDVPADVDGHHIWYAGAVGTEGLMADVLLERAADAGADIGSALEAVRDEVTLSGESDHDAGSEPGAEAGD
- a CDS encoding methytransferase partner Trm112 yields the protein MKESLLEILCCPLDKHDLELEDAEYATDDDGDEADEIVAGVLVCSECGERYPIEDGIPNLLPPDMREETPA
- a CDS encoding adenylosuccinate synthase, with protein sequence MTVTIVGSQLGDEGKGGVVDLYGDAADVVARYQGGDNAGHTVVDDGEKYKLSLVPSGAVRGKVGVLGNGCVVNPETLFDEIDTLRERGLEPDVRVAERAHVILPYHRALDGIEEEEKEDLAAGTTKRGIGPTYEDKAGRRGVRIGDLLDPEVLRERLEYVVPQKKALAEDVFGKETGEEFDIDHLYETYREYGERLAEENMTVDCGSFLQQHIDDGDNVMLEGAQGTSLDIDHGVYPYVTSSNPTSGGATVGTGLGPTVVGKGEVVGIVKAYLSRVGTGPLPTELGGVEDQTPDYDDETGAGDDEEELATYIRDEGGEYGTVTGRPRRVGWLDMPMLRHAARANGFTGLAINHIDVLAGLDEVKVGHSYEFDAAEQSSASNQNSTSSDDGEEIFTMPPTTEQWGRCEATFRTFDGWPEVDWAEVAAEGYDAVPENARTYLEYVSDELDTPIYAIGVGPGREETVVVENPYN
- a CDS encoding ABC transporter ATP-binding protein, coding for MGNGQLLTTAAEEQPSEQDAENVVLKLESVAKRYGTEEVIPDLSLSVCDGEILTLLGPSGCGKTTTLRLIAGLEKPNDGRIRLRDDDVAGNGRFVPPEERGVGVVFQEFALFPHLTARENVAFGLQEWADEEREIRVDELLELVGLEDQGDSYPEELSGGQQQRIALARSLAPEPEMLLLDEPFSNLDVDLRVEMREEVRRIIKEAGVTAVSVTHDQEEALSISDRVAVMNEGDIEQIDTPQQVFQQPESRFVAGFLGHASFLSGEVHGDSVDTALGRVLRDDVNGLAHQYDGTNLDLLVRPDDVTAFPANGEEANGSVVYRRYLGPTVLYRVELDSGETIECMHNHSDRIDLDERVAVRVTADHELAWFPAGQRDGTTPVAAD